The genomic DNA TTTTTCTCCGTTAATTATTGTTTCAGGCAAGAAACATGTTATAGAACCACTTGTTTCATCAATTTGTAGCGTAGAATTATTTGATCTGGTGTTTTGGGCAAATCCAAAGTAAACATTATTATTGTCAACAACGAGTGGCGCAAAAATATGGTTAAACGTCCCGATAGATCGTGTTTGGCCTTCAACTCCTTCTATAGTTTTTAACTGTTTATTATATCGAAAGACTTTGCAGCATTCTAATAATTCATCATATGTTGTAAAGTAAATATAATTTTTTGAGTAACTTGGTAAAAATGGGTCAATCGATTCGTATAGCCTAGTTTTATCAGTCCCTGTTAAAAGCCTTAAAGGTAATTTAAAGTCAAATAATTTTTCCAATGACCAAGAGCCACGAATTAAATTCAGTGCGCAACAAGAAAGATGAAAGTTTTTATCATCGTTAGACTGATTGTCATATTTAAGCGCAAATCCGTTATTTTCGTCCTCCATACTTAAAAAACATATCGGGCACTCACTGCTTAAAAGTATTTCTTTTTGTCTTGTAAAAACTGAATGGCTTTGATCGCTAATTTGAGGACTCCATACAGTCCTACAAAAAGAGTAGTTAAAAGACTGATCTTTGGTTATATAAAAAAGAGAGTTGTTAATTTTACAGGGATATAAATAATCAATCGGCTCTTTATCGTGTAAGTTAAACAATTGCACATCTCGATCAGAAACATCACATAAAAAGATAGAAAAATAATCCTTTTGCTTGCCAACAAAATAAAACTGTTCTTCTGATATCCATTTTAAGTAAAACTGTTCTTCTGATATCCATTTTAAGGACGAAATGGCATGAATGGTTGGATCGATATCGATAATGCGAGGAGTTCTTTTTTGAAAAGATTTAACACGGACTCTTCCATGATCAATAAAGCTAAAGGCTGTTTTACTTGGCAGTAGTCGCACACAATAAGGAAGATAGATAGAAGCTAATTCTCGATAGGCTTTTTTGCTGTTTTTATTCCACATCCAAAGCTCTAAATCATCATAAGATTTTTGACGCATGATTAGTAAGTAGTCATAATCAAGATTGGATATCGGATAGATGTACTGCGTAGGAAATAAAGATACGCTTTGCTGATTATCAAAGTCATTATCTTTGGTAGAATTAACCGCTTGCAAAGGCATATGAATAATTGCCAGTATCGCAAAACAAAAGATTAACTGTATTGTTTTTCTTCCCAAATTCTTTCCTTTAACGCATAGATATTATCTTTTACCAAGATATAAAGATCTCTGTCAATTTTTTTATAAAACTCGCAAGTCGCATAAACGGTAGTTTTTTTTACATTGTTTTTATTTGGATTTCCAAGCTTATAAACTTCATAAAAAGAATTTGCCTCCTTTGTGAAAAATTTATTAATCATCTCTAGTTTTTTTATAAAGGAAGTTTTATAAAAAAGCCCCTTTAAAATCAATAATTTCATCAGTGTTTCTCTGCAATCCACCATGCCAAAATTTACTTTTTCATCCCAGTTTTTTTTAAGTTTCTTACTGCTGCTTAGAATTACTTCTCGAATTTGTTTTTTGTTAAAATCATTTTTAAATTCAGATAAAACAAGAGCTAAAAAACCTGTCATCATTGCTGCAGCCATAGATGTACCAGAAAAATATGGCACCAAATAATTTTGAGCTTGAGTATCAAAAATAGGTATAGCAATTTGTAATCCTGGAAATAAAAAATTAGGAGCTGAGTTTAAAGATCCCTGAGAAAAGTCACAAAGAGGATATGAATTATCTTTATACTCAAAGGCGCCAACTGAAAAAAATATAGATTTTAATGCTGCTGGATAAGCTAGCTGTTTAATCTTTTTTCCGTCATTTCCAGCAGAAGCAACAACATATGGAATTTTTTTAATCAACTTATTTATTTGCTTGTCTAGCTGGCACTTAATATTCATATCTGTTTGACATTTTAATCCAAGATGCACAACATCTACTTTTATATCAATTGCTTTTTGCAATCCATCAAGCAAACTTTGTTTACTTGCAAACCCACTTTTATCCATAATTGGAATGACTATGATTTCACAGAGTGGAGCAAGTTGTTTAATAATCTCACGTGTTACATCCCCATGATTTAGGCTTAATTTTTTTTTGTTTGAATTTATAATATTTTGATTTTTTTTCACCTGCTCAGCCAAACGAATTTCGCACAGGTAATCATTTGTATCGGAATTTAGAAGCGAGCGCCTTTTCTCAAATTTGGCCCCCGAGAGCTGGTGTTGCGACAATGGCGAAGTTTTTGACGTCGGATTGCACAGAAAACTATTCTCATTGTAAACATCTGTGTCCAATATTGCAATCTTAGAACCCGCTCCCATTTTTTTTGCTAAATCAAATAATAAAATTTCAGCTTGTCGATCTAAGGTTTTTTTTTCATTTGAAATAAGTCCAACAAAAGGAATTGAAAGATGCCATAAAAAAAATTTTTTATCACAAGATTTTAAATAGCTAGCTTCTTTTATGCCAAAATTAAATGATGCTAAAAAAGAATTTATAAAAATTAAGCTAAGCGTTATAAAAATTATTTTCATGATTATCTCTTGCTAGAAAAGAACATAGCTATATTTAAATTTTCACTCAATACATAAAA from Candidatus Dependentiae bacterium includes the following:
- a CDS encoding S8/S53 family peptidase, which produces MKIIFITLSLIFINSFLASFNFGIKEASYLKSCDKKFFLWHLSIPFVGLISNEKKTLDRQAEILLFDLAKKMGAGSKIAILDTDVYNENSFLCNPTSKTSPLSQHQLSGAKFEKRRSLLNSDTNDYLCEIRLAEQVKKNQNIINSNKKKLSLNHGDVTREIIKQLAPLCEIIVIPIMDKSGFASKQSLLDGLQKAIDIKVDVVHLGLKCQTDMNIKCQLDKQINKLIKKIPYVVASAGNDGKKIKQLAYPAALKSIFFSVGAFEYKDNSYPLCDFSQGSLNSAPNFLFPGLQIAIPIFDTQAQNYLVPYFSGTSMAAAMMTGFLALVLSEFKNDFNKKQIREVILSSSKKLKKNWDEKVNFGMVDCRETLMKLLILKGLFYKTSFIKKLEMINKFFTKEANSFYEVYKLGNPNKNNVKKTTVYATCEFYKKIDRDLYILVKDNIYALKERIWEEKQYS